The following proteins are co-located in the Micromonospora coriariae genome:
- a CDS encoding fumarate reductase/succinate dehydrogenase flavoprotein subunit, with amino-acid sequence MELFTEGDPIADTKAPTGPIEKRWDTRRFEAKLVNPANRRKMTVIVVGTGLAGGSAAATLAEQGYHVKSYCYQDSPRRAHSIAAQGGINAAKNYRNDGDSVHRLFYDTVKGGDFRSRESNVHRLAEVSVNIIDQCVAQGVPFAREYGGLLDTRSFGGAQVQRTFYARGQTGQQLLLGAYQALERQIGLGNVEMNARHEMLELVIVDGKARGIVVRDLVTGEISTEMADAVVLASGGYGNVFYLSTNAKGCNVTATWRAHRKGAYFANPCYTQIHPTCIPVSGDHQSKLTLMSESLRNDGRVWVPKTKGDDRNPRDIPEDERDYYLERIYPSFGNLVPRDIASRAAKNVCDEGRGVGPTKLGVYLDFADAIGRLGRKAIEAKYGNLFEMYERITGEDPYEVPMRIYPAVHYTMGGLWVDYDLQSSIPGLFVIGEANFSDHGANRLGASALMQGLADGYFVLPTTIANYLASGPLEKVDASHPAAVEARADVEDRIQRLLAVNGDRTVDSFHRELGQIMWEHCGMERSEAGLLKAIGEIRALREAFWQRVRVSGTGEELNQSLEKAGRVADFFELAELMCIDALHREESCGGHFRAEHQTPDGEAQRDDDRFAYVAAWEFTATGEPSVLHKEDLKFEYVHPTQRSYK; translated from the coding sequence ATGGAACTCTTCACCGAGGGCGACCCGATCGCCGACACCAAGGCTCCCACCGGCCCGATCGAGAAGCGCTGGGACACCCGACGCTTCGAGGCCAAGCTGGTCAACCCCGCCAACCGCCGCAAGATGACGGTGATCGTGGTCGGCACCGGCCTGGCCGGTGGCTCGGCCGCGGCCACCCTGGCCGAGCAGGGCTACCACGTCAAGTCCTACTGCTACCAGGACAGCCCGCGCCGGGCGCACTCCATCGCGGCGCAGGGCGGCATCAACGCCGCCAAGAACTACCGCAACGACGGCGACTCGGTACACCGGCTGTTCTACGACACCGTCAAGGGCGGCGACTTCCGCTCCCGGGAGTCGAACGTGCACCGGCTCGCCGAGGTCTCCGTCAACATCATCGACCAGTGCGTCGCCCAGGGCGTGCCGTTCGCCCGCGAGTACGGCGGCCTGCTCGACACCCGCTCCTTCGGCGGAGCCCAGGTGCAGCGCACCTTCTACGCCCGGGGGCAGACGGGCCAGCAGCTGCTGCTCGGCGCGTACCAGGCCCTGGAGCGGCAGATCGGCCTCGGCAACGTGGAGATGAACGCCCGGCACGAGATGCTGGAGCTGGTCATCGTGGACGGCAAGGCCCGCGGCATCGTCGTCCGGGACCTGGTCACCGGCGAGATCAGCACCGAGATGGCCGACGCCGTCGTGCTCGCCTCCGGCGGCTACGGCAACGTCTTCTACCTCTCCACCAACGCCAAGGGCTGCAACGTCACCGCCACCTGGCGGGCGCACCGCAAGGGCGCGTACTTCGCCAACCCCTGCTACACGCAGATCCACCCGACCTGCATCCCGGTCTCCGGCGACCACCAGTCGAAGCTGACCCTGATGAGTGAGTCGCTGCGCAACGACGGCCGGGTCTGGGTGCCGAAGACCAAGGGCGACGACCGCAACCCCCGGGACATCCCGGAGGACGAGCGGGACTACTACCTGGAGCGGATCTACCCCTCCTTCGGCAACCTGGTCCCGCGCGACATCGCCTCCCGCGCCGCGAAGAACGTCTGCGACGAGGGACGCGGCGTCGGGCCGACCAAGCTCGGCGTCTACCTCGACTTCGCCGACGCGATCGGCCGGCTGGGCCGCAAGGCCATCGAGGCCAAGTACGGCAACCTCTTCGAGATGTACGAGCGGATCACCGGCGAGGACCCGTACGAGGTGCCGATGCGGATCTACCCCGCCGTGCACTACACGATGGGTGGTCTCTGGGTCGACTACGACCTCCAGTCGAGCATCCCCGGCCTCTTCGTGATCGGCGAGGCGAACTTCTCCGACCACGGCGCGAACCGGCTCGGCGCCTCGGCGCTGATGCAGGGCCTGGCCGACGGCTACTTCGTGTTGCCGACCACGATCGCCAACTACCTGGCCTCGGGCCCGCTGGAGAAGGTCGACGCCAGCCACCCGGCGGCGGTCGAGGCGCGCGCCGACGTCGAGGACCGGATCCAGCGGCTGCTGGCGGTCAACGGCGACCGGACGGTGGACTCGTTCCACCGGGAGCTGGGCCAGATCATGTGGGAGCACTGCGGCATGGAGCGCAGCGAGGCTGGGCTGCTCAAGGCGATCGGCGAGATCCGCGCCCTGCGCGAGGCGTTCTGGCAGCGGGTCCGGGTGTCCGGCACCGGCGAGGAGCTCAACCAGTCGCTGGAGAAGGCCGGCCGGGTGGCCGACTTCTTCGAACTGGCCGAGCTGATGTGCATCGACGCCCTGCACCGCGAGGAGTCCTGCGGCGGTCACTTCCGCGCCGAGCACCAGACCCCGGACGGCGAGGCGCAGCGCGACGACGACCGGTTCGCGTACGTGGCGGCCTGGGAGTTCACCGCGACCGGTGAGCCGTCGGTGCTGCACAAGGAAGACCTGAAGTTCGAATACGTCCACCCCACGCAGCGGAGCTACAAGTGA
- a CDS encoding zinc-dependent alcohol dehydrogenase, with translation MKALTWQGKRDVRVEEVPDPRIEEPTDAIIKITSTAICGSDLHLYEVLGPYLKPGDILGHESMGIVEEVGPEVTRLKPGDRVVVPFNISCGSCWMCQRQLYAQCETTQVTSEGKGAALFGYTSLYGSVPGGQAEYLRVPQAQFGPITIPQTGADERYLYLSDILPTAWQAVKYADTPPGGTLAVFGLGPVGQFCARIGRHLGAGRVIGLDLVPERLELARRHGIEVLDVRELDDVPGALIDLVDGRGPDAVIDAVGMEAHGSPVGKLAHAAVGMLPDKLAQTMTDRVGTDRLSVLHAAIKAVRRGGTVSLSGVYGGEADPMPLMEMFDRGIQLRMGQCHVRRWTDEILPLLAGDDDPLGVEDLRTHRMPLASAPQAYEMFQKKEDGCIKVVLAP, from the coding sequence ATGAAGGCACTCACCTGGCAGGGCAAGCGGGACGTACGGGTCGAGGAGGTCCCGGATCCCCGGATCGAGGAGCCGACCGACGCGATTATCAAGATCACCTCAACCGCGATCTGCGGCTCCGATCTGCACCTGTACGAGGTGCTGGGGCCGTACCTGAAGCCCGGCGACATCCTCGGTCACGAGTCGATGGGCATCGTCGAGGAGGTCGGGCCGGAGGTGACCCGGCTCAAGCCCGGCGACCGGGTGGTGGTGCCGTTCAACATCTCCTGTGGCAGTTGCTGGATGTGCCAGCGCCAGCTCTACGCCCAGTGCGAGACCACCCAGGTCACCAGCGAGGGCAAGGGCGCGGCGCTGTTCGGCTACACCTCCCTCTACGGCTCGGTCCCCGGCGGGCAGGCCGAGTACCTGCGCGTCCCACAGGCGCAGTTCGGACCGATCACGATCCCGCAGACCGGCGCCGACGAGCGTTACCTCTACCTCTCCGACATCCTGCCCACCGCCTGGCAGGCGGTGAAGTACGCGGACACGCCGCCCGGTGGCACCCTGGCGGTCTTCGGGCTGGGCCCGGTCGGCCAGTTCTGCGCCCGGATCGGCCGCCACCTCGGCGCCGGCCGGGTGATCGGGCTGGACCTGGTGCCAGAGCGGCTGGAGCTGGCCCGCCGGCACGGCATCGAGGTGCTCGACGTCCGCGAGCTCGACGACGTGCCGGGCGCGCTGATCGACCTGGTCGACGGACGCGGCCCGGACGCGGTCATCGACGCCGTCGGCATGGAGGCGCACGGCTCGCCGGTCGGCAAGCTGGCGCACGCCGCCGTCGGGATGCTGCCGGACAAGCTGGCCCAGACGATGACCGACCGGGTCGGCACGGACCGGCTATCTGTCCTGCACGCCGCGATCAAGGCGGTCCGTCGCGGCGGCACCGTCTCGCTCTCCGGTGTCTACGGCGGCGAGGCGGACCCGATGCCGCTGATGGAGATGTTCGACCGGGGCATCCAGCTGCGGATGGGGCAGTGCCACGTGCGCCGGTGGACCGACGAGATCCTGCCGCTGCTCGCCGGCGATGACGACCCGCTGGGCGTGGAGGATCTGCGGACCCACCGGATGCCGCTGGCCAGCGCGCCGCAGGCGTACGAGATGTTCCAGAAGAAGGAGGACGGCTGCATCAAGGTCGTGCTGGCTCCGTGA
- a CDS encoding SDR family NAD(P)-dependent oxidoreductase: MSRVVVIVGATSGIGRATARAFAERGERLVLAARATQTLAEVRAECADVDVLTVPTDVTEPGALDALAGAATSRFGRIDVWVHTAAVMAYGRFDELPEHVFEQVVRTDLLAAAGSARVALRHFQAAGAGTLILTGSVLGHITAPYMSAYVASKWGLQGLVRTVQQELRDSPQIRLCMINPGSVDTPVYQQAANYLGRVGRPPPPIAGPQRVARAIVDCTDRPRREVSVGRLNAVLRFGFTVLPGVYDVLVGPLMRLAGLSGRPVDAHDGTVFAPNPAGEAVRGGHLPDLRQLARSVPGPPGAALRRWFT; encoded by the coding sequence GTGAGCCGGGTCGTGGTGATCGTCGGCGCGACCAGCGGGATCGGCCGGGCGACGGCCCGGGCGTTCGCCGAGCGCGGCGAGCGCCTCGTCCTCGCCGCCCGCGCCACACAGACCCTGGCCGAGGTACGCGCGGAGTGCGCCGACGTCGACGTGCTGACCGTGCCCACCGACGTCACCGAACCGGGCGCGCTGGATGCGCTCGCGGGCGCCGCGACCAGCCGGTTCGGCCGGATCGACGTGTGGGTGCACACTGCCGCCGTGATGGCCTACGGGCGCTTCGACGAGCTGCCCGAGCACGTCTTCGAGCAGGTGGTGCGGACCGACCTGCTGGCCGCGGCCGGATCGGCGCGGGTGGCGTTGCGGCACTTCCAGGCCGCCGGGGCGGGCACCCTGATCCTCACCGGCTCGGTGCTCGGGCACATCACCGCGCCGTACATGAGCGCCTACGTGGCCAGCAAGTGGGGGTTGCAGGGGCTGGTCCGGACGGTGCAACAGGAGCTGCGCGACAGCCCGCAGATCCGGCTGTGCATGATCAACCCGGGCAGCGTGGACACTCCGGTGTACCAGCAGGCGGCCAACTACCTGGGCCGGGTCGGGCGGCCCCCACCGCCGATCGCCGGCCCGCAGCGGGTGGCCCGGGCCATTGTGGACTGCACGGACCGGCCCCGCCGGGAGGTGTCCGTGGGCCGGCTGAACGCGGTGCTGCGGTTCGGCTTCACCGTGCTGCCGGGCGTGTACGACGTCCTGGTCGGACCGTTGATGCGGTTGGCCGGCCTGAGCGGCCGGCCGGTCGACGCGCACGACGGCACGGTCTTCGCCCCGAACCCGGCCGGCGAGGCGGTGCGCGGCGGTCATCTGCCTGACCTGCGGCAGCTCGCTCGCAGCGTGCCGGGGCCGCCCGGTGCCGCGCTGCGCAGGTG
- a CDS encoding succinate dehydrogenase cytochrome b subunit, with translation MHWTTDPSPPSVDRVVVTKTRSPIRSNVGLKAVMAVTGILLALFLIAHMLGNLKVFTGETSFDHYAHWLRDIGKPLLPGVWFLWILRTGLVVAVVAHIVAATVLARRARAARPVKYAHRKKVNGSYAARTMRWGGVIILLFVIYHLLDLTTGTLNPVGDASKPYGNVVADFAPERWYVTLFYTLAIIAVGFHLRHGAFSAFRSLGQQTPRGERRARNAALVFAVLLCAGYLVVPFAVLTGLVS, from the coding sequence ATGCATTGGACGACTGATCCAAGTCCTCCTAGCGTCGATCGTGTGGTAGTCACGAAAACTCGGTCGCCCATCCGCTCCAACGTCGGCCTCAAGGCCGTCATGGCGGTGACGGGCATCCTGCTGGCGCTGTTCCTGATCGCGCACATGCTCGGAAACCTGAAGGTGTTCACGGGGGAAACCTCGTTCGACCACTACGCGCACTGGCTGCGCGACATCGGCAAGCCGCTGCTGCCCGGCGTGTGGTTCCTGTGGATCCTGCGCACCGGACTGGTGGTGGCGGTCGTCGCCCACATCGTGGCCGCGACCGTGCTGGCCCGGCGGGCCCGCGCGGCCCGCCCGGTGAAGTACGCCCACCGCAAGAAGGTCAACGGCAGCTACGCGGCCCGCACCATGCGCTGGGGCGGGGTGATCATCCTGCTCTTCGTCATCTACCACCTCCTGGACCTGACCACCGGCACGCTGAACCCGGTCGGTGACGCCAGCAAGCCGTACGGCAACGTGGTCGCCGACTTCGCCCCGGAGCGCTGGTACGTCACGCTCTTCTACACGCTCGCCATCATCGCGGTGGGCTTCCACCTGCGGCACGGCGCCTTCAGCGCGTTCCGCAGCCTCGGCCAGCAGACGCCACGGGGCGAACGCCGGGCACGCAACGCCGCGTTGGTCTTCGCCGTCCTGCTCTGCGCCGGATACCTGGTGGTCCCGTTCGCCGTTCTCACCGGATTGGTGTCCTGA
- a CDS encoding succinate dehydrogenase/fumarate reductase iron-sulfur subunit — protein sequence MNLTLRIWRQKGPEDKGRMVTYQVDDVSPDMSFLEMLDVLNERLILAGEDPVAFDHDCREGICGMCGLMINGDAHGPQRGTTACQLHMRQFTDGETIDIEPWRASAFPVIKDLVVNRGAFDKIIAAGGYITAPTGSAPEAHSTPVAKANADAAFESAACIGCGACVAACPNGSGMLFTAAKLTQLSLLPQGQPERYTRVIGMVDAHDEAGFGGCTNAGECTPACPKGIPLNTIGRLNRDYLAATAKGAGNTPGS from the coding sequence GTGAACCTGACCCTGCGCATCTGGCGCCAGAAGGGCCCTGAGGACAAGGGTCGGATGGTGACCTACCAGGTCGACGACGTGTCCCCGGACATGTCGTTCCTCGAGATGCTCGACGTGCTCAACGAGCGGCTGATCCTCGCCGGCGAGGACCCGGTGGCGTTCGACCACGACTGCCGTGAGGGCATCTGCGGCATGTGCGGCCTGATGATCAACGGCGACGCGCACGGGCCGCAGCGCGGCACCACCGCGTGCCAGTTGCACATGCGGCAGTTCACCGACGGCGAGACGATCGACATCGAGCCGTGGCGGGCCAGCGCCTTCCCGGTCATCAAGGACCTGGTGGTCAACCGGGGAGCCTTTGACAAGATCATCGCCGCCGGTGGCTACATCACCGCACCGACCGGCAGCGCGCCCGAGGCGCACTCCACCCCGGTGGCCAAGGCCAACGCGGACGCCGCCTTCGAGTCGGCGGCCTGCATCGGCTGCGGCGCGTGCGTCGCGGCCTGCCCGAACGGCTCCGGCATGCTCTTCACCGCCGCCAAGCTCACCCAGCTCTCGCTGCTGCCGCAGGGCCAGCCCGAGCGGTACACCCGGGTGATCGGCATGGTCGACGCGCACGACGAGGCCGGCTTCGGCGGCTGCACCAACGCCGGTGAGTGCACCCCTGCCTGCCCGAAGGGCATTCCGCTGAACACCATCGGCCGGCTCAACCGCGACTACCTCGCGGCCACCGCGAAGGGCGCCGGCAACACCCCCGGTTCCTGA